A window of SAR324 cluster bacterium genomic DNA:
CCGCTTCCTCATTCTGATCTCGATAAGGGCTCTTGTCTTTCCTGGCGTGCCCATGAAAGCGATAGCAGTCAATTTTCATGAAAGCTGGTTTCCCTTCACGTGTCATCTCTAAAATTTCCATTGCCTCTTTTTTTACTTCTTCCACATCAAGTCCTGACATCTCTTTACCAACTAACCCAAAAGACTCGGCACGCTTTACAAACTCAAGAGAGGCACTCGCTTGGTCGAGTCTAGTTCCCATTCCATATTGATTGTTGATACAAACAAACAGGACTGGAAGCTTCCAGAGTGCGGCCAGATTCATACTTTCGTACAAATTTCCTTGCTGCATAGCGCCATCACCAAAAAATGCGACGGACACCGCAGGAACTTTAAGAAGTTGGTAACTCAACCCGGCACCAACTACATGGGGAATTCCACCACCCACGATCGCATTTGCCCCAAGATGACCTAATTTTCGATCAGCAATGTGCATCGAACCACCCTTACCTCGACAGTAACCTGCTTCTTTTCCAGCGATTTCAGCGAGCATTCTTTTTGGATCTGCACCTCGAGCCAGAAAAATTCCATGACCACGATGATGAGTAGTAAAACTGTCCCTGGGCTCCATCGCTTCAGCAACTCCAACCGCTGGTGCTTCTTCTCCAATTGATAGATGAAGCATGGTTCCTGCGCTTCCACCCTGAAGAAACAATTCACCCACTCGGTCTTCAAAAGTTCTAATCCGCAGGAGTTGCAGATATAAGAGACGGCTATTTTCAGAAATCATATGTAGGCAGATGCAGACGAAGTAGAGAAGAAAGTGTCAGTACCCATATGAGCACTGACAGGAGAAGGGTCAGATCTTACAACCAAGTTTTCTTACCCCATCAAAGAAGTTTTCGTATTATCGTTTTGGTTATCGATTAAAAGTTTCTGAACAATCTTGACACAAATTTCAGCAGGTTCATCTAAAGTCTTCTGTAAGGTCAATTCCCCAGAAACAGCATTAGATATATTTCTGCCAAGAGTATGGGCATTTTGTAACGTTCCTTCTCAGTAAAATTGGGGATAGCAGGTTTTCGTTTCACAGGCCAACATCAAGGTGAGATCTTGCCGTTTCAGAAGTCTTGAAGATTCCAATGTTGATTGGCTATAAGTCGTTAACAGCTCCTCATTGAAGCCTAGCCATCGTTTAGTTACGGGCCGATTCATCGGTGTAATATGAACGAGAGAAAGGATCTGAACCCCCTTATTCATTTGCTACGATCTCCTCTGAATAGATGGGTGAGACATTCGTTACAGGAATTAGCTCTAAAAAACCAAACTGCTTAATTGGGAACAATGCCCTCCAGAAGCCGTTTGAATGCCACCATTCCGGGGTCATCCAATCCAATTGACTTGTCCTGAAAAATGCGGGCTCTGCCAATTTGGCAGGGCTTATCCCTAAATTCTTCTATCGTTTGCTGAACCACCTCAATCAGATCCAAGAGACCTGTTTCTGGAGCACTTTCCAATTTCTTCTGTGCTGCTGAGAGTGCGTCCAAGACTGTCTTCTGACCCAACTCTGCTTTTCCACGCTGTTGCATTGCCTCCAGTGCCACCTTGAGTAGACCAGCCCACTCACTTGAATCCATTTCTGCCTGCCCCTTCTTCTGCTTGGCCATTGCCATCAAACCTGTAGCAAGGATGGTCCCGTAACTGGAGCCACTGGTTTTGGTAAAGGCCTGGGCACACTTTAGCAGCGCCATTCCCCAATCATCAGGAAGTTCTTCCCGAATTTCCAGAAGTTGCCGGCTCCCACGAACCAT
This region includes:
- a CDS encoding thiamine pyrophosphate-dependent dehydrogenase E1 component subunit alpha is translated as MISENSRLLYLQLLRIRTFEDRVGELFLQGGSAGTMLHLSIGEEAPAVGVAEAMEPRDSFTTHHRGHGIFLARGADPKRMLAEIAGKEAGYCRGKGGSMHIADRKLGHLGANAIVGGGIPHVVGAGLSYQLLKVPAVSVAFFGDGAMQQGNLYESMNLAALWKLPVLFVCINNQYGMGTRLDQASASLEFVKRAESFGLVGKEMSGLDVEEVKKEAMEILEMTREGKPAFMKIDCYRFHGHARKDKSPYRDQNEEAEGRKKDPLKFQADRLLEQGVSVSEMDSWHKKVADEMDEALNFALETQEPVLNSMFEDVYAPNLTHPESVGSRIDRALYSDILLGDSR
- a CDS encoding dihydroxyacetone kinase subunit L; translation: MMKVSWLQDQLPRLAEHLESSAEELNGLDAQLGDGDLGVTMVRGSRQLLEIREELPDDWGMALLKCAQAFTKTSGSSYGTILATGLMAMAKQKKGQAEMDSSEWAGLLKVALEAMQQRGKAELGQKTVLDALSAAQKKLESAPETGLLDLIEVVQQTIEEFRDKPCQIGRARIFQDKSIGLDDPGMVAFKRLLEGIVPN